In Morganella morganii, the following are encoded in one genomic region:
- a CDS encoding energy transducer TonB: MLNVAAACYQNRRYSVGGTAASVGAHALLLALFLGWLGFSADEPKGMLPPAFVLMPGVYQLESAPPEKAEGVRQVMSQPAPQPVAEPERESAVDKLAVSDQGTWTRKAEKPKKKADKKPVTEIKMPETDNPSPVLAESTSAPRQGDSSASRADFTSHAPQPVSGSTGWESSVHSHLAKYKRYPRALLRYKSTGVSHVKVTLNMQGNVVSAELVNSSGTKLLDKEALATVQRASPFPLPPQERGRNGHIEIVTPIGFYL; this comes from the coding sequence ATGTTGAATGTGGCTGCGGCCTGTTATCAGAACAGGCGATATTCAGTCGGCGGCACAGCTGCCAGTGTGGGTGCTCACGCGCTGCTGCTGGCACTGTTTCTGGGCTGGCTGGGTTTTTCAGCGGATGAGCCGAAAGGCATGCTGCCCCCGGCGTTTGTACTGATGCCGGGAGTTTATCAGCTGGAAAGTGCACCGCCGGAAAAGGCGGAAGGTGTCAGACAGGTGATGTCACAACCGGCACCACAGCCGGTGGCTGAGCCGGAGCGGGAGTCTGCTGTCGATAAACTGGCGGTTTCTGACCAGGGCACCTGGACACGGAAAGCGGAAAAACCAAAGAAAAAAGCGGACAAAAAACCGGTAACAGAGATCAAAATGCCGGAAACGGATAATCCGTCTCCGGTACTGGCAGAAAGCACTTCCGCGCCGCGTCAGGGCGACAGTTCCGCGAGCCGTGCGGATTTTACCAGCCATGCACCGCAGCCGGTCAGCGGCAGTACCGGCTGGGAAAGCTCGGTACATTCGCATCTGGCGAAATATAAACGCTATCCGCGCGCACTGCTGCGCTATAAATCCACCGGCGTTTCTCATGTGAAAGTGACTCTGAACATGCAGGGAAATGTTGTCTCTGCGGAGCTGGTTAATTCATCCGGCACAAAACTGCTCGATAAAGAAGCGCTTGCCACCGTACAACGGGCATCACCTTTCCCGCTGCCGCCACAGGAACGCGGCAGAAACGGTCATATTGAGATAGTCACTCCCATCGGTTTTTACCTGTAA
- a CDS encoding RNA polymerase sigma factor: MTTEKSVSRLIAGAYHSTYHQLVRFFHKRLGNSQDARDLSQDVFARWLKGGNETSVQETRAFLFKIANNVLTDHWRHSQRKGRDRVSEWDDSLTEKVAQAHADPQVQLEHRQRLDRLYQVLNELPPRQREAFVLYRFDGLSQSDIAERMDISVSMVEKHIARALLQCKRAMNAAEQKDGE, encoded by the coding sequence ATGACGACTGAAAAATCGGTAAGCAGGCTTATCGCCGGAGCTTATCACTCAACCTACCATCAGCTTGTCCGCTTCTTCCATAAGCGGCTGGGCAACAGTCAGGATGCACGGGATTTGTCGCAGGATGTGTTTGCCCGCTGGCTCAAAGGCGGCAACGAGACATCTGTGCAGGAAACCCGCGCGTTCCTGTTTAAGATCGCCAACAATGTGCTGACCGACCACTGGCGTCACAGCCAGCGGAAGGGCCGAGACCGAGTCAGTGAATGGGATGATTCACTGACAGAGAAAGTGGCACAGGCACATGCCGATCCTCAGGTACAGCTCGAACACCGGCAGCGGCTGGACAGGCTGTATCAGGTGCTGAATGAACTGCCGCCCCGTCAGCGGGAAGCCTTTGTGCTTTACCGGTTTGACGGACTTTCGCAAAGTGACATTGCCGAACGGATGGATATTTCTGTCAGTATGGTGGAAAAGCATATTGCCCGTGCCCTGCTGCAATGTAAACGCGCCATGAATGCCGCAGAGCAGAAGGACGGGGAATGA
- a CDS encoding FecR family protein, whose translation MTDRREQDEREDAAALWFTRWHSQSMTAQQQRELQAWLAASPENRQAFDDMALLWREMSALPRPEITEQAPARAFPLLRPLRHTLAGLFILVMLFLPYSQLPALLMDNLTLATAAESKSMILPDGSRIFLSRDSEADITYEQTHRRISLVRGTAFFQVKSNPWRPFVIRADGREITVVGTEFDVSRRGTEVAVSVANGIVALRDAPDEKPVYLRAGDKAVSPAQGAALLLSHIPPEQAGEWRNGQITLTDTPLRDVVDRLAPYSNHPVSLAANAADLTVSGRVTLSETDAFFTALPLLLPVEVTELHDGSLLIVKKNKNK comes from the coding sequence ATGACAGACCGGCGGGAGCAGGACGAACGGGAAGACGCCGCCGCACTGTGGTTTACGCGCTGGCACAGCCAGAGCATGACGGCACAGCAGCAGCGGGAATTACAGGCATGGCTGGCGGCTTCCCCGGAAAACCGGCAGGCGTTTGATGATATGGCGCTGCTGTGGCGGGAGATGTCGGCCCTGCCGCGCCCGGAAATCACAGAGCAGGCACCCGCCCGGGCTTTTCCGCTTCTGCGCCCGCTGCGCCATACCCTCGCCGGACTGTTTATCCTGGTGATGCTGTTTCTGCCCTACAGCCAGTTACCCGCCCTGCTGATGGATAACCTGACGCTCGCCACCGCCGCGGAAAGCAAATCCATGATCCTGCCGGACGGCAGCCGCATTTTTCTCAGCCGTGACAGCGAAGCGGATATTACCTATGAACAGACACACCGCCGTATTTCCCTGGTGCGCGGTACCGCCTTTTTTCAGGTGAAATCCAACCCGTGGCGGCCGTTTGTTATCCGCGCGGACGGCAGAGAGATAACGGTTGTCGGCACGGAATTTGATGTCAGCCGCCGGGGAACGGAAGTGGCAGTCTCTGTGGCAAACGGGATTGTCGCCCTGCGGGATGCGCCGGATGAAAAACCGGTGTATCTGCGTGCCGGGGATAAAGCTGTCAGCCCCGCGCAGGGCGCTGCACTGCTGCTCAGCCATATCCCGCCGGAACAGGCCGGGGAGTGGCGCAACGGACAGATCACCCTCACCGATACCCCGCTGCGTGATGTTGTTGACCGCCTCGCACCTTACAGCAACCACCCCGTCTCACTTGCCGCGAATGCGGCGGATCTGACCGTCTCCGGCCGGGTCACCCTTTCCGAAACCGATGCCTTTTTCACGGCACTGCCGCTGCTGTTACCGGTTGAAGTCACCGAACTGCATGACGGCAGCCTGTTGATTGTGAAGAAAAATAAAAATAAATGA
- a CDS encoding secretin and TonB N-terminal domain-containing protein encodes MTIKPSPFSIRAAGSAIVLALGLTAAPAGAADLTLDLPEQALSRSLNTIAQKGQIQLLYDAGQLGALRAPALHGSYSAQTAIQTLLAGSGLTLVQQGSSYVIRPLTTEAETILIPETRVQGELAYHPATDVMSAPQYITAEEIRQRNTGDGNVTELLRTNPAVQFAGNDSSSLNQGEIKPSRISIHGASSFQNAYKLDGISFNNDFDPAKDTLGETSTRLDSGDQGMYIDSRLIDSVTVYDNNIPVEFGGFTGGSVDVTSRRWNGENSGHMYYRTTRSSWNHLFEDSSQPIDSSKNDISHPARFQNEYNKHDFGGWFEVGVTENSGLTVSASRRTSTIPANTSVLMAVMEGEELIGYEFDKRKRNQKRTSDNLFVKYAMDLSPVTTADISLNYSDYKARLFASNIANSGYDNNHKGLGVTGVLKHQTSLADLEFTLGYQKLKDNRVNDEQNFYEMKNRSPDGKTIVNTKMGGLGDLRTEQDNVTTKAVARFLPSEGFGITHRPTLGMESTHTKGRYIRDKSHYHTSEDYVSYAEWGFEDPVVNKHRFLPGTASVSYNNYSLFADDNIEIGRLTLRPGVRVDRDDFVRQTNIAPRLAATYDLFGNKETLLIAGANRYYGRSMLTYALYGAQNAGLEKCYMCGFMGMDPTWDKTNDYEGLDSLKTPYNDEISLGLQQEILSTTWRLTYVHREGYDEVRSRTKYNNLTESDKYSDKGKIRTFDNAGRSKHDSVTLAVSNSQPWEWGQATHVFTSSIVWQDTKTNFPSDQGYAFFEPGTAINSDKVMYGGKVIDVSDLPASNFNSPLKLNVELTSDWDNYNISWYNRLQWWGARNQAVRHDNEVVRDPQYGELRVYQKEHFASKFTWDTRVNWKPEFAYGASVSLEVNNVLNNKNVADTFIYAGNKVIAYDPGRQFWLQLNYDF; translated from the coding sequence ATGACAATAAAACCATCACCATTCAGCATCAGGGCGGCCGGTTCTGCCATTGTGCTGGCACTCGGGCTGACAGCGGCACCGGCCGGAGCCGCAGATCTCACGCTTGATCTGCCCGAACAGGCACTGAGCCGTTCACTGAACACCATCGCACAGAAGGGACAAATCCAGTTACTGTATGATGCCGGACAACTCGGCGCACTGCGGGCACCGGCTCTGCACGGCAGCTATTCCGCACAGACCGCCATCCAGACACTGCTGGCAGGCTCCGGCCTGACGCTGGTGCAGCAGGGCAGCAGCTATGTTATCCGCCCGCTGACAACCGAAGCGGAAACCATTTTAATCCCGGAAACCCGGGTTCAGGGCGAACTGGCTTACCATCCGGCCACGGATGTCATGTCTGCCCCGCAATACATTACTGCGGAGGAGATCCGCCAGCGCAATACCGGCGACGGCAACGTCACGGAACTGCTGCGCACCAACCCGGCGGTACAGTTCGCCGGTAATGACAGCTCGTCCCTCAACCAGGGCGAAATCAAACCATCACGGATTTCCATTCACGGCGCATCCAGTTTCCAGAACGCCTATAAACTCGACGGCATCAGTTTTAACAACGATTTCGACCCGGCAAAAGATACCCTGGGTGAAACCTCCACCCGTCTGGACAGCGGCGACCAGGGCATGTATATAGACAGCCGTCTGATCGACAGCGTGACGGTTTACGATAACAACATCCCGGTGGAATTCGGCGGCTTTACCGGCGGCAGTGTGGATGTCACCAGCCGCCGCTGGAACGGCGAAAACAGCGGCCATATGTATTACCGCACCACCCGCTCCTCCTGGAATCATCTGTTTGAGGATTCCTCACAGCCGATTGATTCATCAAAAAATGATATCAGTCACCCAGCCCGTTTCCAGAATGAATATAACAAACACGATTTCGGCGGCTGGTTTGAAGTCGGTGTAACAGAAAACAGCGGCCTGACGGTATCCGCCTCCCGCCGTACCTCCACCATCCCGGCCAATACCTCGGTACTGATGGCAGTGATGGAAGGTGAAGAACTGATCGGTTATGAGTTTGATAAGCGCAAACGCAACCAGAAACGTACCTCAGACAACCTGTTTGTGAAGTATGCAATGGATCTCTCGCCGGTCACCACGGCGGATATTTCCCTGAATTATTCTGACTACAAGGCGCGTTTATTCGCCTCCAATATTGCCAACTCCGGTTATGACAATAACCACAAAGGGTTAGGTGTGACCGGTGTTCTGAAACACCAGACCAGCCTGGCTGATCTGGAATTCACCCTGGGTTATCAGAAACTGAAAGATAACCGCGTGAATGACGAGCAGAATTTCTATGAAATGAAGAACCGGTCACCGGACGGAAAAACGATTGTTAACACCAAAATGGGCGGACTGGGTGATCTACGGACCGAGCAGGACAATGTCACCACCAAAGCCGTCGCCCGTTTCCTGCCGTCAGAAGGCTTCGGGATCACACACCGCCCGACACTCGGGATGGAATCCACCCATACCAAAGGCCGCTATATCCGCGATAAGTCGCACTATCACACCAGCGAGGACTATGTCAGCTATGCGGAATGGGGGTTTGAGGATCCGGTAGTCAACAAGCACCGCTTCCTGCCGGGAACCGCCTCTGTCAGTTATAACAACTACTCCCTGTTTGCCGATGACAATATTGAAATCGGCCGCCTGACACTGCGTCCGGGTGTCCGTGTTGACCGGGATGATTTTGTCCGGCAAACCAATATCGCGCCGCGCCTGGCCGCCACTTACGACCTGTTCGGTAATAAAGAAACATTGCTGATCGCCGGTGCCAACCGTTATTACGGCCGCTCCATGCTGACTTATGCCCTGTACGGCGCGCAGAATGCCGGGCTGGAAAAATGCTATATGTGCGGCTTTATGGGCATGGATCCGACCTGGGATAAAACCAATGATTATGAAGGCCTGGATTCACTGAAAACCCCGTATAACGATGAGATTTCCCTCGGCCTGCAACAGGAAATCCTCAGCACCACCTGGCGTCTGACCTATGTCCACCGTGAAGGTTACGATGAAGTCCGCAGCCGCACCAAATACAACAACCTGACCGAGTCAGATAAATACTCCGATAAAGGAAAAATCCGTACCTTTGATAATGCCGGACGCAGCAAACATGACTCCGTTACCCTGGCTGTCAGCAACAGTCAGCCGTGGGAATGGGGACAGGCAACCCATGTCTTTACCTCCTCAATCGTCTGGCAGGATACCAAAACCAACTTCCCGTCTGACCAGGGCTATGCCTTCTTTGAACCGGGCACTGCCATTAACTCCGACAAAGTGATGTACGGCGGCAAAGTGATCGATGTCAGTGATCTGCCTGCCAGTAACTTTAACTCGCCGCTGAAGCTGAACGTTGAGCTGACCAGTGACTGGGATAACTACAACATTTCCTGGTACAACCGCCTGCAATGGTGGGGCGCGCGTAATCAGGCTGTCCGTCATGACAACGAAGTGGTCCGTGATCCGCAGTACGGCGAGTTACGTGTCTATCAGAAAGAGCATTTCGCATCCAAATTCACCTGGGATACCCGCGTGAACTGGAAACCGGAGTTTGCTTACGGCGCGTCTGTCTCGCTGGAAGTGAATAACGTTCTGAATAACAAAAATGTCGCGGATACCTTTATCTACGCCGGTAACAAGGTGATTGCCTATGATCCGGGCCGTCAGTTCTGGTTACAGCTGAATTACGATTTTTAA
- a CDS encoding ABC transporter ATP-binding protein/permease, whose amino-acid sequence MKTIKQFFWLVKPFWGRRAALFCWFLLLLSLGLTLSSVWFNIRMNQWNGDFYNALQKLDGAALYQLIKFFVVLVSGLILVVVLGTYFRQKLAIRWREGMTEQILSRWLSPQSRHYLLRLTAREPDNPDQRIAEDVRLLVESTLSLLITFLHSLLTLISFAAILWQLSGSILLSVAGTDWRIDGYMFWACIAYTLVGIALTQLIGGPLRKLNMEKQQREADYRAALITRRQHGDAIAGQRGELQDKQQLLARFARVAANWNQLIRCERNLSFYTVGYQQVTALAPILFALPKFLAGELMLGGLMQLRQAFSSVATSLGWFIFAYKEIAAWQATVTRLYHFVRLLENDAVSDVTETRQSAVRLDVCADILLPDNRPLLENVSLSLHAGEFAIISGRSGLGKSTLLRTLSGHWPYYRGNISREQDVMWVPQSLYLPSGTLKSLLAYPHTAAQFTPEAYREVLDATGLAALTPQLDTDADWRQRLSGGEQQRLLIARLLLSQPKLMLLDEITSALDDDNAVRMIRLLRQRLPDSTLLLVSHQRFLQQEADRVIALSAPAATCTSGVRYAL is encoded by the coding sequence ATGAAAACAATAAAACAATTTTTCTGGCTGGTGAAGCCGTTCTGGGGGCGGCGTGCCGCCCTGTTTTGCTGGTTCTTACTGTTGTTGTCTCTCGGGCTGACACTCTCCTCTGTCTGGTTCAATATCCGCATGAACCAGTGGAACGGGGATTTTTATAATGCACTGCAAAAGCTGGACGGCGCGGCGCTGTATCAGCTGATCAAATTTTTCGTCGTGCTGGTCAGCGGGCTGATTCTGGTGGTGGTGCTCGGCACGTATTTCCGGCAGAAACTGGCTATCCGCTGGCGGGAGGGGATGACAGAACAGATCCTCAGCCGCTGGCTGTCGCCGCAGAGCCGCCATTACCTGCTGCGCCTGACCGCCCGCGAGCCGGATAACCCGGATCAGCGGATTGCCGAGGATGTCCGCCTGCTGGTGGAATCTACCCTCAGTCTGCTGATCACCTTCCTGCATTCACTGCTGACCCTGATTTCCTTTGCCGCCATCCTCTGGCAGCTTTCCGGCAGTATTCTGCTCTCTGTCGCCGGTACTGACTGGCGCATCGACGGCTATATGTTCTGGGCCTGTATCGCCTACACCTTAGTGGGTATCGCGCTGACACAGCTTATCGGCGGGCCGCTGCGCAAACTGAATATGGAAAAACAGCAGCGTGAGGCGGATTACCGTGCGGCACTGATCACCCGCAGACAGCACGGCGATGCCATTGCCGGACAGCGGGGGGAGTTACAGGATAAACAGCAATTGCTGGCCCGCTTTGCCCGGGTGGCGGCCAACTGGAATCAGCTGATCCGCTGCGAGCGGAATTTATCCTTTTATACCGTGGGTTATCAGCAGGTGACCGCACTGGCACCGATCCTGTTTGCTCTGCCGAAATTCCTCGCCGGGGAACTGATGCTGGGCGGATTAATGCAGCTGCGTCAGGCCTTCAGCAGTGTTGCGACGTCACTCGGCTGGTTTATTTTTGCCTATAAAGAGATAGCCGCCTGGCAGGCGACGGTAACCCGTCTGTACCATTTCGTCCGTCTGCTGGAAAATGACGCGGTGTCTGATGTCACCGAAACCCGTCAGTCGGCAGTGCGCCTGGATGTTTGCGCCGATATTCTGCTGCCGGATAATCGTCCTCTGCTGGAGAATGTCTCACTCTCTCTGCACGCCGGAGAATTTGCCATTATCAGCGGCCGCTCCGGACTGGGTAAATCCACTCTGCTGCGCACACTCAGCGGTCACTGGCCTTATTACCGGGGCAATATCAGCCGTGAACAGGATGTAATGTGGGTGCCGCAGTCACTTTATCTGCCGTCCGGGACACTGAAATCCCTGCTCGCCTATCCGCATACCGCCGCACAGTTCACGCCGGAGGCTTACCGCGAAGTGCTGGACGCCACCGGGCTTGCTGCACTGACACCACAACTGGATACCGATGCCGACTGGCGTCAGCGCCTGTCCGGCGGTGAACAGCAGCGGTTGCTGATCGCCCGTCTGCTGCTCAGTCAGCCAAAGCTGATGCTGCTCGATGAAATTACCTCCGCACTGGATGATGACAATGCGGTCCGCATGATCCGTCTGCTCCGTCAGCGTCTGCCGGACAGCACGCTTCTGCTGGTCAGCCACCAGCGTTTTCTTCAGCAGGAGGCAGATCGCGTGATCGCCCTGTCCGCCCCTGCCGCCACCTGCACATCAGGAGTCCGATATGCATTATAA
- a CDS encoding M16 family metallopeptidase, with amino-acid sequence MHYKLTFAGVVLILTGCTAVSTTGTDNRPLPQRSDLQHIRLANGMNVYLLSRPQPGAELRLLVESGSLQETEEQRGLAHFTEHMAFKGTTHFPDTQSFKQLEKQGLNLGSHVNAATSLNSTVYKLSLPQATPEQIQTGLQVLADWAQGMTFDPVAFDKERSVIIEEWRLRQGIGFRINNALEQLRYAGSLYAERDPIGLLDVIRHAPVSTAKDYYQTWYQPQRMSLVVIGQFNRHDVSNLAEAYFNQPAKEDAAQDDPARQRFAPHPGLLVKPVFDKEQGQRIMQFALQRDIRAPLNTRDGQYDDLLDNLWVTILNQRLTALVDNGQLPAASINPQGAMLDSRRLQQLMIVHPQGGDYLGSITLLWTEIQRLATQPVTQAELDDARQSLLAKLSQQAAGESRYGNDYLADTITTALEYRMPVQDKRQQLTTAWELLKPVTPDTLKTHVSGFLNQASPRLALLGPDSEQARFDEKAFTDRWQQIRQSAPGPFSLTVRQVALNVTPAAAGSIVQEQALPLPSTESWQLSNGLRVIVHQDKSLKDNIQINLRIPGGRSLEPAGQEGLTDWALKLPESSGYGELSARELTLFSKQHSLSLRPYSELLNHGFRGEAPPEELDTLLKLLHLKITQPQFSGEKLLRNQQLTLESLNSTPVERRFLDAINRESHTHGERLVINENGGWRQFTAAQLQQNHRLLLSPVQDMTLVISGAADKKQIKQAVEKWIATLPASGQRLQWRDPAIAPKMQSFSRTYPIASSDKTMVSIQYAAPAQWSLKESLTLQLADSIISKQLRSALREQAGGIYALSFSSMLAKLPSPYYSARLNFTTDPQRAAEMTALSRNVLKTLKTDGVSDNALKEARANWLLEKQQVYQSAAFWTESLAQIAGDDNEFTRITAEEALVNQITAEDINRALSRYSGENEKLFMLTPP; translated from the coding sequence ATGCATTATAAACTGACCTTTGCCGGTGTGGTGCTGATCCTCACCGGCTGTACCGCTGTCAGCACAACCGGCACAGATAACCGTCCGCTGCCGCAGCGCAGTGATTTACAGCACATCCGCCTGGCAAACGGCATGAATGTGTATCTTCTGTCACGCCCGCAGCCCGGCGCAGAGCTGCGGCTGCTGGTGGAAAGCGGTTCATTACAGGAAACAGAAGAGCAGCGCGGTCTCGCGCATTTCACCGAACATATGGCCTTTAAAGGCACCACGCATTTCCCGGACACACAGAGTTTTAAACAGCTGGAAAAACAGGGGCTGAATCTCGGCAGCCATGTGAATGCCGCCACCAGCCTCAATTCCACTGTCTATAAACTGTCGCTGCCGCAGGCCACCCCGGAACAGATTCAGACCGGTTTGCAGGTACTCGCCGACTGGGCACAGGGCATGACCTTTGACCCTGTTGCGTTTGATAAAGAACGTTCCGTGATTATTGAGGAGTGGCGGCTGCGTCAGGGCATCGGCTTCCGCATCAATAATGCCCTTGAGCAACTGCGCTATGCGGGCAGTCTCTATGCGGAGCGTGACCCAATCGGGTTATTGGATGTGATCCGCCATGCACCGGTCAGCACAGCAAAAGACTATTATCAGACCTGGTATCAGCCGCAGCGGATGAGTCTGGTGGTTATCGGACAGTTTAACCGCCACGACGTCAGCAATCTGGCGGAGGCGTATTTTAATCAGCCCGCCAAAGAAGATGCCGCACAGGATGATCCGGCCCGTCAGCGCTTTGCCCCGCACCCAGGACTGCTGGTAAAACCCGTCTTCGATAAAGAGCAGGGACAGCGCATTATGCAGTTCGCGCTGCAGCGGGATATCCGCGCGCCGCTCAATACCCGTGACGGGCAGTATGATGACCTGCTGGATAATCTCTGGGTGACTATCCTCAACCAGCGCCTGACCGCGCTGGTGGATAACGGACAGCTACCGGCTGCCAGTATCAACCCGCAGGGCGCCATGCTGGACAGCCGCCGTCTTCAGCAACTGATGATAGTGCATCCGCAGGGCGGGGATTACCTCGGCAGTATCACCTTATTGTGGACAGAAATTCAGCGCCTGGCGACACAACCCGTCACACAGGCAGAGCTGGACGATGCCCGGCAGAGCCTGCTGGCGAAACTCAGTCAGCAGGCCGCCGGTGAATCCCGCTACGGTAATGATTATCTCGCCGATACCATCACCACCGCACTGGAATACAGAATGCCGGTTCAGGACAAACGTCAGCAGCTCACCACAGCATGGGAACTGCTCAAACCGGTCACACCGGATACGCTGAAAACCCATGTGAGCGGATTCCTGAATCAGGCATCACCACGGCTGGCGCTGCTCGGGCCGGACAGCGAACAGGCCCGTTTTGATGAGAAAGCGTTCACTGACCGCTGGCAGCAGATCCGGCAGTCCGCCCCCGGGCCGTTTTCCCTGACCGTGCGGCAGGTCGCGCTGAATGTCACCCCGGCGGCGGCCGGCAGCATTGTTCAGGAGCAGGCACTGCCGTTACCGTCCACGGAATCGTGGCAGTTATCCAACGGTCTGCGGGTCATTGTGCATCAGGATAAAAGCCTGAAAGATAATATTCAGATCAATCTGCGCATTCCGGGCGGCCGCTCACTGGAGCCGGCCGGACAGGAAGGACTGACCGACTGGGCACTGAAACTGCCGGAAAGCAGCGGTTACGGTGAGCTGAGTGCCCGTGAGCTGACCTTATTCAGCAAACAGCACAGTCTCAGCCTGCGGCCGTACAGTGAGCTGCTGAATCACGGATTCCGGGGTGAAGCCCCGCCGGAAGAACTGGATACCCTGCTGAAACTGCTGCATCTGAAGATCACACAGCCGCAGTTCAGCGGCGAAAAATTACTCCGCAATCAGCAGCTGACACTGGAAAGCCTGAACAGCACTCCGGTGGAGCGCCGCTTCCTGGATGCCATTAACCGTGAAAGTCATACTCACGGCGAACGTCTGGTGATAAATGAAAACGGCGGCTGGCGTCAGTTTACTGCCGCGCAGTTACAGCAGAACCACCGTCTCCTGCTCAGCCCGGTACAGGACATGACACTGGTGATCAGCGGTGCGGCAGATAAAAAACAGATAAAACAGGCTGTTGAGAAATGGATCGCCACCCTTCCCGCTTCCGGGCAGCGCCTGCAGTGGCGGGATCCGGCTATCGCACCCAAAATGCAATCCTTCAGCCGGACTTACCCGATAGCCAGCTCTGATAAAACCATGGTGAGTATTCAGTATGCCGCCCCGGCACAGTGGTCACTGAAAGAAAGCCTGACACTGCAACTGGCCGACAGCATCATCAGCAAACAGTTGCGCAGCGCATTGCGGGAACAGGCGGGCGGTATTTACGCCCTGAGTTTCTCCTCTATGCTGGCAAAACTGCCGTCACCGTACTACAGCGCCCGGCTGAATTTCACCACCGATCCTCAGCGCGCCGCAGAGATGACAGCACTGAGCCGGAATGTGCTGAAAACCCTGAAAACAGACGGTGTGAGTGACAATGCCCTGAAAGAAGCCAGAGCCAACTGGTTACTGGAAAAACAGCAGGTTTACCAGAGTGCGGCTTTCTGGACAGAATCACTGGCTCAGATTGCCGGGGACGATAATGAGTTTACGCGGATAACCGCAGAAGAGGCGTTAGTTAATCAGATAACCGCAGAGGATATAAACCGGGCATTATCCCGCTACAGCGGTGAGAATGAAAAATTATTTATGCTCACACCGCCATAA